A region from the Algoriphagus machipongonensis genome encodes:
- a CDS encoding DUF885 domain-containing protein, with protein sequence MKFLKFPIPLFCISFMMFSLSSCEQEKEATDDTDALNAWFDEEYEEYLQMSPLQLTAQGRKDHYSEIDDMSESAEKEKLDWLKASVEEMNEKFSYDQINHEAQLSWNLWEYQYEQAKTAWEFRNSGYMFNQMTGMHTNLPNMLINYHKVDSLEDMEALISRYAELGRAMNQLLERAKVQTAAGYKPPKFAYEYVITQSENLISGQPFDSSEMDAPLWSDAISKIDKLQEEELINAEQAEELKEKAKQTLIDSFQPAYQNLVVWLNEELPTLEETPTGLSRHHDGEAFYNFKLNQATTTNLTASAIHEIGLKEVERIQAEMLAIKEQVGFEGDLKEFFKFVNTDPQFFYPNTDEGRQAYLDESSAFLDTISQKLPDYFGILPKAELVVKRVEPFREQDGAPQHYSQGTPDGSRPGTYYVHLSDMTAMPKTTMEGVAYHEGIPGHHMQISIQQELQEIPKFRTQFFFNAYVEGWALYSEALAKEMGQYKNPYYDFGRLVNEIWRAIRLVTDTGLHSKGWTEAQAIAYFKDNSSIADGAIQAEVRRYMVMPGQATGYKIGMLKIQELRSKAESELGDKFDIKKFHDLVLGQGALPLNLLEEEVDLWISKSLGSE encoded by the coding sequence ATGAAATTTCTAAAATTTCCAATTCCACTGTTTTGCATTTCTTTTATGATGTTCTCTCTGAGTAGCTGTGAACAAGAAAAAGAAGCTACTGATGATACCGATGCACTCAATGCATGGTTTGATGAAGAATATGAAGAATACCTTCAAATGAGCCCTCTGCAATTGACAGCTCAAGGCAGGAAGGATCATTACTCAGAAATTGATGATATGAGTGAATCTGCCGAAAAGGAAAAATTGGATTGGTTGAAAGCTAGCGTCGAGGAGATGAATGAAAAATTCTCTTATGATCAAATCAATCATGAAGCTCAGCTATCCTGGAATTTATGGGAATACCAATATGAGCAGGCAAAAACCGCATGGGAATTCCGAAACTCAGGTTACATGTTTAATCAGATGACCGGAATGCACACTAACCTTCCCAATATGCTGATCAATTATCATAAGGTGGATTCTTTAGAAGATATGGAAGCTTTGATTTCCAGATATGCAGAATTAGGAAGAGCTATGAATCAGCTTTTGGAAAGGGCCAAAGTTCAGACAGCAGCTGGATATAAACCACCTAAATTTGCTTACGAATATGTGATCACCCAATCCGAAAATTTGATTTCGGGACAACCATTTGATAGTTCTGAAATGGATGCACCATTATGGAGTGATGCCATTTCCAAGATTGATAAGCTTCAAGAAGAAGAGTTAATCAATGCCGAGCAAGCTGAAGAACTGAAGGAGAAAGCAAAGCAAACCTTAATAGATTCATTTCAGCCTGCTTACCAAAACCTAGTTGTTTGGCTGAATGAGGAACTACCGACCCTTGAAGAGACACCAACTGGGCTTTCCAGACATCACGATGGTGAAGCATTCTATAATTTTAAATTAAATCAAGCCACCACCACTAATCTTACGGCTTCAGCAATTCATGAGATTGGATTGAAAGAAGTAGAGCGAATTCAAGCAGAAATGCTAGCCATCAAAGAGCAAGTTGGATTCGAAGGAGATTTAAAAGAGTTTTTCAAATTTGTCAATACAGACCCACAGTTTTTCTACCCAAATACCGACGAGGGAAGACAAGCTTATTTAGATGAATCCAGTGCCTTCTTAGACACCATTTCGCAAAAGCTTCCTGACTACTTTGGCATTCTTCCAAAAGCAGAGTTAGTGGTTAAACGTGTGGAGCCATTTCGAGAACAAGACGGAGCCCCTCAACATTACTCTCAGGGCACACCTGATGGAAGCAGACCTGGAACTTACTATGTTCACCTTTCTGATATGACTGCCATGCCTAAAACAACCATGGAGGGCGTTGCTTACCATGAAGGGATTCCTGGGCATCACATGCAGATTTCTATTCAACAAGAATTACAGGAAATCCCAAAATTCAGAACACAGTTCTTTTTCAATGCTTATGTAGAAGGTTGGGCCTTGTATTCTGAAGCCTTAGCAAAGGAAATGGGGCAGTACAAAAATCCCTATTACGACTTCGGCAGATTAGTCAATGAAATATGGAGAGCCATCCGATTGGTTACTGACACTGGATTGCATTCCAAAGGTTGGACAGAAGCTCAAGCCATTGCGTATTTCAAGGACAACTCCTCTATTGCTGACGGAGCAATTCAGGCTGAGGTGAGAAGATATATGGTAATGCCAGGCCAAGCCACCGGATATAAGATCGGAATGCTCAAGATTCAGGAGTTGAGAAGCAAAGCTGAAAGCGAATTGGGAGATAAGTTTGATATTAAGAAATTTCACGACCTAGTATTAGGTCAAGGAGCCTTGCCTTTGAATCTATTGGAGGAAGAAGTAGACCTTTGGATCAGCAAATCGTTGGGTTCCGAATAA
- a CDS encoding SusD/RagB family nutrient-binding outer membrane lipoprotein: MKNNILILFLSLVLLSCSDLEEMNINPNLPTETHPQLLLTNVEWDVFRSYSGTSPLYAQKMLVQTDGENSNQYYKWDRGSFGAYSTLRNVTKMIEEAERINEPAYIALGKFFRSYYFYNLTLTFGDIPYSSALKGETEQNYSPVYDDQSAVFESILMELKEADDILSSLNTIIAGDIIYNGNVQSWRKLINAFRLKVLITLSPKSGEVDFSEFNSIYTNSPLMESEEESGQLVFLDQQNNRYPDFNSSGFSSGMYMDSTFIQRLQERKDPRLFIYSTQTRNAKEAGKAINDFSAYEGGDPAAPYGEVNEKAARGDVSKVNDRYHRDPVNEPYKLLGYSEQQLILAEAAVRGWINADAEMLYKEGVMGSFRFYEMYSEEYSMYVSPEAASNYLQEPLNDFSMASSDEEKIELIIMQKYLQSFFQMKWSGFYDHLRTGFPSFRRPTGVTIPYRWIYPQSEYNYNTENVSSAIEKQFGSGNDDIHEMPWWLK; this comes from the coding sequence ATGAAAAATAATATATTAATACTATTCCTTTCCTTGGTGTTACTTTCTTGCTCTGATTTGGAGGAAATGAACATCAACCCGAATCTCCCTACTGAAACACACCCTCAGCTTTTGTTAACCAATGTAGAGTGGGACGTGTTCAGATCGTATAGCGGAACTTCTCCCTTATATGCCCAAAAAATGCTGGTACAAACGGATGGAGAAAACTCCAACCAATACTACAAATGGGACCGAGGTAGTTTTGGAGCATACTCCACATTGAGAAATGTAACCAAGATGATAGAAGAAGCAGAAAGAATTAACGAACCCGCTTACATTGCTTTGGGGAAATTCTTTAGAAGCTACTATTTCTATAACCTGACTTTAACGTTTGGCGATATCCCCTATTCTTCAGCATTAAAAGGTGAAACCGAACAAAATTATAGCCCGGTTTATGATGATCAAAGTGCAGTTTTCGAAAGCATTTTGATGGAGCTGAAAGAAGCAGATGATATTCTTTCGAGCCTAAATACCATCATTGCAGGAGACATCATTTACAATGGAAACGTGCAATCTTGGAGAAAATTAATCAATGCTTTTAGACTAAAAGTTTTGATCACACTTTCTCCTAAATCCGGAGAGGTGGATTTTAGTGAGTTCAACTCCATTTATACCAACAGCCCCTTGATGGAAAGTGAAGAAGAAAGTGGTCAGCTTGTTTTCTTAGATCAGCAAAACAACCGTTATCCTGATTTCAACAGTAGTGGATTCAGCTCCGGAATGTACATGGACTCCACCTTCATTCAGAGGCTTCAAGAGAGAAAAGATCCTAGATTATTTATTTACTCTACTCAGACAAGAAATGCCAAAGAAGCAGGAAAAGCTATCAATGACTTTTCAGCCTACGAAGGTGGGGACCCTGCCGCTCCTTATGGTGAGGTTAATGAAAAGGCTGCAAGAGGAGACGTTTCAAAAGTCAATGATAGATACCATAGAGATCCGGTTAATGAGCCTTACAAGTTATTAGGCTATTCAGAGCAGCAATTGATTCTAGCTGAAGCTGCAGTCCGTGGCTGGATCAATGCTGATGCTGAAATGCTTTATAAAGAAGGTGTTATGGGATCCTTCAGGTTTTACGAAATGTATTCTGAAGAGTACAGCATGTACGTAAGCCCAGAAGCAGCAAGTAACTATCTTCAAGAGCCACTGAATGACTTTTCTATGGCGAGCTCAGATGAAGAAAAAATCGAACTGATCATCATGCAAAAATACCTTCAGTCTTTCTTCCAAATGAAATGGTCAGGATTCTACGATCACTTAAGAACTGGATTCCCATCCTTCAGAAGACCTACAGGTGTTACTATTCCATACAGATGGATTTACCCACAATCTGAATACAATTACAACACAGAAAATGTGAGTTCAGCAATAGAGAAACAATTTGGTTCTGGAAACGATGACATCCACGAGATGCCTTGGTGGCTGAAATAA
- a CDS encoding (deoxy)nucleoside triphosphate pyrophosphohydrolase: protein MKTIAVTCAIIIHNGKILITKRSDKMDLAGFWEFPGGKVEPDELAEECLKREILEELHIKVEVGTRLSSSRFQISQEKVIELMPFLCSWISGEIKLTEHEEVRWVNIGELESFQWAPADIPIYKEVLVKWPFKD from the coding sequence ATGAAAACCATCGCCGTAACTTGTGCTATTATTATCCATAATGGAAAGATTTTAATTACTAAAAGATCTGATAAAATGGATTTGGCAGGGTTTTGGGAGTTTCCAGGAGGGAAAGTCGAACCTGATGAGCTTGCTGAAGAATGCTTGAAAAGGGAGATTTTGGAAGAGTTACATATCAAAGTGGAAGTTGGTACAAGACTTTCTTCTTCAAGATTTCAAATTTCTCAGGAAAAAGTAATAGAATTGATGCCTTTTCTTTGCTCTTGGATTTCAGGAGAAATTAAATTGACGGAGCATGAGGAGGTTCGATGGGTTAATATAGGTGAATTGGAAAGCTTCCAATGGGCACCTGCTGATATTCCCATTTATAAGGAAGTTTTAGTAAAATGGCCTTTTAAAGATTAA
- a CDS encoding L-threonylcarbamoyladenylate synthase, giving the protein MAAELIRLYEENPDPKKIREIAALLRDGAVVIYPTDTVYGLGCDITNTRAVERICRIKGINPRKHNFSFVCADLSTISHYTRVITKPVFKMMKKALPGPYTFILEANTQVPKILHSKKKTVGIRVPDHKVPRMLVEELGQPLLSTSIRDEDEVLEYSTDPELIFEKYEHLVDVVIHGGFGQNIGSTVLDCTGHEMEIIREGLGNVEEIL; this is encoded by the coding sequence ATGGCTGCGGAGCTTATTCGATTGTATGAAGAAAACCCTGATCCTAAAAAGATTCGGGAAATAGCTGCTCTTTTGAGAGATGGGGCAGTTGTGATCTATCCTACGGATACGGTTTATGGACTCGGCTGTGATATCACCAACACCAGAGCTGTAGAGAGGATTTGTAGGATTAAAGGTATTAATCCTAGAAAGCACAATTTCTCATTTGTATGTGCCGATTTAAGTACCATTTCTCATTACACCCGAGTCATTACCAAACCGGTGTTTAAAATGATGAAAAAGGCATTGCCAGGACCTTATACCTTTATTTTGGAAGCTAATACCCAGGTTCCAAAAATTCTTCACAGCAAGAAAAAAACCGTGGGGATTCGTGTGCCCGACCATAAAGTTCCAAGAATGCTGGTGGAGGAATTAGGTCAACCTTTGTTATCTACTTCCATAAGAGATGAGGATGAGGTTTTAGAGTACAGCACAGACCCTGAATTGATCTTTGAAAAATATGAGCATTTAGTGGATGTAGTTATTCATGGAGGTTTTGGTCAAAATATAGGTTCTACAGTCCTGGATTGTACTGGTCATGAAATGGAGATTATTCGTGAAGGACTTGGAAACGTTGAGGAGATTTTATAG
- the mltG gene encoding endolytic transglycosylase MltG gives MRSDKKNKIFLVLIISFSVLAISMSFYFYQVFFSPNTLIESSENYTLKIPSNSTFKGVTDRLYKDQVINDAVSFSFVSKVLGYQEAVKPGLYIVKPQMTNLELVRLLRSGDQTPVRITFNNIRTKEDLAERITNNLEMNEDQFLELIQDSVYIRKFDFNEETIMSMFIPNTYEVWWNTSPEALFDRMHKEYQAFWTDERKAKANALGLSPKEVSTLASIVQSESQKSDERPKIAGVYLNRLNLNMPLQADPTLVFALGDFTIKRVLNVHKEIESPYNTYKYPGLPPGPINLPDINSLEAVLNPQDHNYLYFCAKEDFSGYHAFATNLAQHNANARRYQAALNAAKIY, from the coding sequence ATGCGTAGCGATAAGAAAAACAAAATATTTCTAGTCTTGATCATTTCCTTCTCGGTCTTGGCTATTTCTATGTCCTTTTACTTTTATCAAGTGTTTTTTAGCCCAAACACTTTGATAGAATCTAGCGAAAATTACACCTTAAAAATACCAAGCAATAGCACATTTAAAGGAGTAACAGATCGCTTGTATAAAGATCAGGTCATTAATGATGCAGTGAGCTTTTCTTTTGTTTCCAAAGTACTAGGCTATCAAGAGGCAGTCAAACCTGGATTGTATATCGTCAAACCACAAATGACCAATTTAGAATTGGTTCGCCTTCTTCGCTCAGGAGACCAAACGCCTGTTAGAATCACTTTCAACAATATCCGGACGAAAGAGGATCTAGCAGAACGCATCACCAACAATCTTGAAATGAATGAAGATCAGTTTCTGGAATTAATTCAGGACTCAGTATATATCCGAAAGTTTGATTTTAATGAAGAAACCATCATGAGTATGTTCATTCCGAATACTTATGAGGTTTGGTGGAACACCAGTCCAGAAGCACTTTTTGATCGAATGCATAAGGAATATCAGGCTTTTTGGACGGATGAAAGAAAAGCAAAGGCAAACGCATTAGGCCTTTCTCCCAAAGAGGTTAGCACTCTAGCTTCCATAGTCCAATCGGAAAGCCAAAAATCGGATGAGCGCCCAAAAATTGCCGGAGTTTACCTCAACCGATTAAATTTAAATATGCCTCTTCAGGCAGATCCAACATTGGTTTTCGCATTAGGTGATTTCACCATCAAAAGAGTTCTGAACGTCCATAAGGAAATCGAAAGTCCTTACAACACTTACAAATATCCAGGGCTTCCTCCAGGACCAATCAACCTTCCTGATATTAATTCTTTAGAAGCAGTGTTAAACCCCCAAGACCATAACTATCTTTATTTCTGTGCCAAGGAGGATTTTTCAGGCTATCATGCTTTTGCTACCAATTTAGCTCAGCATAATGCCAATGCAAGGAGATATCAAGCAGCGCTAAATGCTGCAAAAATATACTAA
- a CDS encoding YihY/virulence factor BrkB family protein, with amino-acid sequence MVKEKIELFRQRLENKAKYFKKVHFGDPDKNVYDVGRIFIQQLQKDDIVERAGSVAFSFTLALFPLILFLLNIIPYLQDFIPIVTTQNILTFIQEMLPGELYAQAETTIMDIVSRPRQSLISLGFFFALFSSTQGVVSMMNSFNSVYQTKENRGFFQTRAIAASIVFILVLTIFAASAVMIIGGVIIRRLDELQLFNSDFMIFLFSTLKFMVLLFMFYITTAFIFRFAPAVHDKWRFFSTGARLGGLLITLGFYGFTFYLNNFASYNKLYGSIGTLIALMLWLLITSLIVLVCFEVNVSLDLVEEDKKLREFEEEEKYIPVAKNDND; translated from the coding sequence GTGGTCAAGGAAAAGATTGAATTATTCCGACAACGTCTGGAAAATAAAGCGAAGTATTTTAAAAAAGTCCATTTTGGCGATCCTGACAAAAACGTATATGATGTCGGAAGGATATTTATACAGCAGCTTCAAAAAGACGATATTGTAGAAAGAGCAGGTTCTGTGGCCTTTAGCTTTACCCTTGCCCTTTTCCCTTTGATTCTTTTTCTATTGAATATTATCCCTTACCTGCAGGATTTTATTCCCATTGTTACCACCCAAAACATTCTGACTTTTATCCAGGAAATGCTTCCCGGAGAACTTTACGCTCAGGCTGAAACCACCATCATGGATATTGTCTCTAGACCCAGACAAAGCTTAATCTCCTTGGGTTTCTTCTTCGCCTTGTTTTCCTCCACTCAAGGCGTGGTTTCAATGATGAACTCCTTTAACTCCGTATACCAAACCAAAGAAAATCGAGGCTTCTTTCAAACCAGAGCGATAGCAGCAAGTATCGTTTTTATCCTAGTCCTTACAATTTTTGCTGCCAGTGCTGTAATGATCATCGGTGGTGTAATCATTCGAAGGCTGGATGAATTGCAGCTTTTTAATTCTGACTTCATGATCTTTCTTTTTTCCACCTTGAAGTTTATGGTACTCCTCTTTATGTTTTATATCACCACCGCATTTATTTTTCGCTTTGCGCCAGCTGTCCACGACAAATGGAGGTTTTTTTCTACCGGAGCAAGATTAGGAGGACTTTTGATTACCCTTGGGTTTTATGGCTTCACATTTTACCTAAACAACTTTGCCAGCTACAACAAACTTTATGGATCCATCGGTACCTTAATCGCTTTGATGCTTTGGCTTCTAATCACATCATTAATCGTATTGGTATGCTTTGAGGTCAATGTGAGTCTGGACTTAGTAGAGGAGGATAAGAAGCTGCGAGAATTCGAGGAGGAGGAGAAATACATTCCTGTAGCGAAGAATGACAACGATTAA
- a CDS encoding DUF4595 domain-containing protein: protein MKLFSVFFFCLLILISSCSSEDPKPKRQNCSLSSLEVKYDSEGEVFDETNNYPIMIDSEGKITQGYFWEDQIVSFSYSPTEILATTKGKSVKYYLNDSNLIYRAELDQSGSLITLTFEYSEDEKLIRINNKSNNIEVKIGYENGNFTVFESETPLEYSSDEPYINTMILKHTPFYFANTMVLASEIKGCNILYGQGYFGKLPQNRIISLRINTGAQTYPANKFYAFSYNFDENGKLTSVIDSHSFYSNGRNVTRIWEYNYSYQCE, encoded by the coding sequence ATGAAACTTTTTAGTGTCTTTTTCTTCTGTCTACTAATTCTAATCTCATCTTGTTCTAGTGAAGATCCAAAACCAAAAAGACAAAATTGTTCACTGTCATCGTTAGAAGTAAAATATGATAGTGAAGGAGAAGTATTTGATGAGACAAATAACTACCCTATTATGATTGATTCAGAGGGCAAAATTACCCAAGGGTATTTTTGGGAGGATCAAATTGTTTCATTCAGCTATTCACCTACTGAAATCTTAGCCACTACAAAGGGAAAATCAGTTAAATACTACCTAAATGATTCCAACCTAATTTACAGGGCTGAACTCGATCAATCCGGTTCTCTCATAACTTTAACTTTTGAATATAGTGAAGATGAAAAGCTTATTAGGATTAATAATAAGTCTAATAACATTGAAGTTAAAATTGGCTATGAAAATGGAAATTTCACGGTATTTGAAAGTGAAACACCTTTAGAATACAGCAGTGATGAACCCTATATAAATACAATGATTTTAAAACATACTCCATTCTACTTTGCAAACACTATGGTCTTAGCTAGCGAAATAAAAGGCTGTAACATACTTTATGGACAAGGGTATTTCGGTAAGCTTCCTCAAAATAGAATAATTAGTTTAAGAATAAATACAGGTGCACAAACTTATCCTGCAAATAAATTTTATGCTTTCTCCTATAATTTTGATGAAAATGGCAAATTGACTTCAGTAATAGATAGTCATTCTTTTTATTCTAATGGTCGGAATGTCACTAGAATATGGGAGTATAATTACAGTTATCAATGTGAATAA
- a CDS encoding acyl-CoA thioesterase, with protein MYQSETQIRVRYAETDQMSYVYYGNYAMYFEVGRVEAMRNIGFSYKEMEDDGVMMPVLESHYQYFKPGKYDETLTIKTTIPELPGVRIKFEYEVYNPNQELITKGWTTLAFLKKDSHVPTRPPQNLLALLKPYF; from the coding sequence ATGTACCAGTCAGAAACTCAAATTCGGGTAAGATATGCCGAGACAGACCAGATGAGTTATGTCTACTATGGTAATTATGCCATGTATTTTGAAGTGGGAAGAGTGGAAGCGATGCGAAACATTGGTTTCAGCTATAAGGAAATGGAGGATGACGGTGTGATGATGCCAGTACTGGAAAGCCATTACCAGTATTTCAAGCCGGGCAAATACGATGAAACATTAACTATCAAAACTACCATCCCTGAACTTCCTGGCGTACGCATAAAATTTGAATACGAAGTCTATAATCCAAATCAAGAATTAATCACCAAAGGTTGGACAACCTTAGCCTTTCTGAAAAAAGACAGCCACGTTCCGACGAGACCTCCGCAGAATTTATTAGCTTTATTGAAACCGTATTTTTAG
- a CDS encoding SusC/RagA family TonB-linked outer membrane protein — MKKTFTFFTLLMLLSPGFLLAQVQVKGKVSDETGEGLPGVTVLVKGTTKGTIADFEGNYTISADENAVLVFSFIGFETKEEAINGRSIINLTLNEDSRSLDEVVVTAIGIKQQKKKLGYATQEVPMDVVGEASTLNLGNALTGQIAGLTVNNPTGMFQSPSFSLRGKSPLIVLDGIPVETDLFDISPEDIESINVLKGGSASALYGSRGKNGAILITRKNASKEGLTITATTNNMVTAGFTVFPETQTEYGNGSNGQYEFWDGADGGISDGDMIWGPKFEPGVMVPQWNSPIRDKVTGEEIEWYGNVAGTVYDDKSRYERVPTPWVRHDNLKDFIRTGVVTKNDLSIAYQGEKAQFRFSANYAFQRGQVPNTSVNTGGFNFNSSFKLSEKLQLDATLSYNKVYSPNYPRYGYGPKNHMYTILVWMGDDVNGQDLKDHMYVPGLEGYRQANYNYAWYNNVYFAAYELNQVYNRNVVDGKLKLKYQFSPNFYVQGRVSARQKGLFEDMQSPKSYMNYGDSRNGDYKFWNNEQLNLDTDFLAAYSKDFNETIGISVNAGASTFYRSYKQDYSSSDGLIVPYVYSLNNTQGPVQATNYVEDKEIRSVYGSAGIDLWKSIFLNFTARNDWSSTLPKLNNSYFYPSASVSAIVSEFITMPKAIDFIKVYGSWSEVSSDLNPYSIYSTYNKGVTYGSIPSVNYPSSLVNSEIMPQKSTTFEAGLSTSFAQRRLSLEGTYYRILDENQIIDLNISEASGFNSRKVNGNEYTTHGFEVMLNYAAIKREKFSWNIGANWTKFTRSITDIYGGAEKYGNLKEGDRADSYYATVWQKSADGQLILDANTGMPTRDPFPTKIGHLDPSWRFGIQNQFNINKFRIAMDVDGAWGGLIRSLTIEKMWWGGKHPNSTLYRDEEYAAGQPIYVPDGVVVTGGELVRDVDGNIISDSREYTDNTTAVSWQTWSQNYPYRAQVTEDESEIFANVYDRSFLKLRRLSVTYDLMNVIPSKRFKNLDLTVYGYNLFVIKNLPYLDPDFGNDNNLQDPSSRYVGMTLKAVF, encoded by the coding sequence ATGAAAAAAACTTTTACGTTTTTTACTTTATTGATGCTTTTAAGCCCCGGCTTTTTGCTTGCACAAGTCCAAGTAAAGGGGAAAGTATCTGATGAAACAGGAGAAGGACTTCCTGGAGTTACGGTTTTGGTGAAAGGCACCACCAAAGGAACGATTGCAGATTTTGAAGGAAACTACACGATTAGTGCAGACGAAAACGCTGTGCTAGTTTTTAGTTTTATTGGCTTCGAAACTAAGGAGGAAGCTATCAATGGTAGAAGTATTATCAACCTCACATTAAATGAGGACAGCAGATCATTGGATGAAGTGGTTGTTACGGCTATTGGTATCAAGCAACAGAAGAAAAAGCTCGGGTATGCGACACAGGAAGTTCCGATGGATGTGGTAGGAGAAGCCTCTACATTAAATTTGGGTAATGCGCTTACTGGACAGATTGCCGGCTTGACAGTCAATAACCCAACTGGAATGTTTCAGTCACCATCTTTTAGCCTTAGAGGCAAAAGCCCATTGATTGTTTTAGATGGTATTCCTGTAGAAACAGATCTATTTGACATCTCTCCTGAAGACATTGAGAGTATCAACGTGCTAAAAGGAGGTTCAGCCTCCGCACTTTACGGTTCCAGAGGAAAAAATGGAGCTATCTTAATCACCAGAAAAAATGCTTCAAAAGAAGGATTAACAATCACTGCCACTACCAATAATATGGTGACTGCAGGTTTTACTGTTTTTCCAGAAACTCAAACTGAATATGGTAATGGGTCAAATGGTCAATATGAATTCTGGGATGGTGCTGACGGAGGTATTTCTGATGGAGATATGATTTGGGGGCCTAAATTCGAACCCGGAGTGATGGTTCCGCAGTGGAATAGCCCCATTCGAGATAAAGTAACTGGAGAAGAAATCGAATGGTATGGAAATGTAGCTGGGACTGTCTATGATGATAAATCAAGATATGAAAGAGTTCCTACCCCATGGGTGAGACATGACAACTTAAAGGATTTTATCAGAACTGGTGTGGTAACAAAAAATGACCTTTCTATTGCCTACCAAGGAGAGAAAGCCCAATTCCGATTCTCCGCTAATTATGCTTTTCAAAGAGGCCAAGTGCCCAACACCTCTGTGAATACAGGCGGATTTAACTTCAACTCTTCTTTCAAACTGAGTGAAAAACTTCAGTTAGATGCGACTTTAAGTTATAACAAGGTTTATTCTCCAAATTATCCACGATATGGATATGGGCCAAAAAACCACATGTATACTATCCTTGTTTGGATGGGTGATGATGTCAATGGTCAAGACCTTAAAGACCATATGTACGTCCCAGGATTAGAGGGCTACAGACAGGCTAATTACAATTACGCTTGGTACAACAATGTGTATTTTGCTGCTTACGAATTAAACCAAGTTTACAATAGAAATGTCGTAGATGGAAAATTGAAATTGAAGTATCAATTCTCTCCAAATTTCTATGTTCAGGGTAGAGTATCCGCCAGACAAAAGGGGCTTTTTGAGGATATGCAAAGTCCTAAATCCTATATGAATTACGGGGACTCCAGAAATGGTGATTATAAATTTTGGAATAACGAACAACTGAACCTTGACACTGATTTTCTTGCTGCATATTCCAAAGATTTTAATGAAACTATTGGAATATCAGTTAATGCTGGAGCCTCCACATTCTACAGAAGTTATAAGCAGGATTACTCCTCCTCAGATGGCTTGATTGTCCCTTATGTATACAGTCTTAATAACACTCAAGGACCTGTTCAAGCAACAAACTATGTTGAAGACAAGGAAATTAGATCAGTTTATGGATCAGCAGGTATTGATCTTTGGAAGTCAATCTTCTTAAACTTTACGGCTAGAAATGACTGGTCTTCCACACTCCCTAAACTGAATAATTCTTACTTCTACCCTTCTGCTTCAGTGAGTGCAATTGTATCGGAATTCATTACCATGCCTAAAGCAATTGATTTTATCAAGGTTTATGGTTCTTGGTCTGAAGTATCCAGTGACTTGAATCCCTACAGTATTTATTCAACTTACAACAAAGGCGTAACCTATGGATCTATTCCATCTGTAAATTACCCTTCCAGCTTGGTGAACTCCGAGATTATGCCTCAGAAGTCTACCACTTTTGAAGCTGGTTTATCTACTTCCTTTGCCCAAAGAAGACTTAGCTTAGAAGGTACTTACTATAGAATTCTAGATGAGAATCAAATCATTGATTTGAATATTTCAGAGGCTTCTGGCTTCAATTCGAGAAAAGTCAATGGTAATGAATATACCACTCATGGTTTTGAGGTAATGCTTAACTATGCTGCCATTAAGAGAGAGAAATTCTCATGGAATATCGGAGCAAACTGGACAAAATTCACCAGAAGCATTACAGACATCTATGGAGGAGCTGAAAAATATGGCAACCTCAAGGAAGGTGATAGAGCGGATAGTTATTACGCGACCGTATGGCAAAAAAGTGCTGATGGGCAATTAATTCTAGATGCCAACACAGGAATGCCAACTAGAGATCCATTTCCTACCAAAATCGGGCACTTGGATCCTTCATGGAGATTCGGAATCCAAAACCAATTCAACATCAACAAATTTAGAATTGCGATGGATGTAGATGGAGCCTGGGGTGGTTTAATCAGATCCCTAACCATTGAAAAAATGTGGTGGGGTGGAAAACATCCTAATTCTACTCTATATCGTGATGAAGAGTATGCTGCGGGTCAACCAATTTATGTTCCAGATGGTGTAGTAGTAACCGGTGGTGAGCTAGTTCGTGACGTAGACGGAAATATCATTTCTGATTCTCGTGAATACACTGATAATACCACTGCAGTTAGCTGGCAGACTTGGTCACAAAACTATCCTTATAGAGCCCAAGTGACAGAAGACGAAAGCGAAATTTTTGCTAATGTTTATGATCGCTCATTCTTAAAATTAAGAAGGCTTTCTGTGACTTATGATTTGATGAATGTCATTCCCTCCAAAAGGTTTAAAAATCTGGATCTGACAGTATACGGGTACAATTTATTTGTAATAAAGAATCTTCCTTACCTAGACCCTGACTTTGGAAACGACAACAACTTGCAAGATCCATCTTCCAGGTATGTAGGAATGACTTTAAAAGCTGTTTTTTAA